AAACAATAGTTCCTACGACTCCTAACCCAAAGGAAGCTACCCCTTCCTTAAGAATGTTGATCGCAGCGTTCTGGTCTCGGTCAAGGTGTGTCTGACAACTTGGACACGTCCAGTGTCGATCCGCGAGCGTTAGGGTTTCATTTTTATGACCACAAACACAACAGCACTTTGTAGAAGGACTCCATTTACCGATTTTCAGGACAGCACGTATCCGCTTCTTCGCCTGCCATTTGAGTTTCCGCATGAACGCACCGAAGCCGAGGTCAGAGACCTGTTTGCCCCACAAACGTTTCATACCTTCAAGGTTTAGGTCTTCAAAGAACATTATATCAAAATCACGGCAGAGCTCTATCGCCAGTTTCCAGTGGTGATCCGTTCTTTGATTCGCAGTTTTCTTATGGATACGCGCGATATCTTTCCGACAGCGTTCTTGGTTGTTAGAACCTTTCAGTTTACTGGAGTATGCTTGTTGTGCTTCTGCCAACTTATCAGCATTTTGTGTGTAGAACATAGGAGAGGTATATCTATGACCATCACTGGTAGTCAGGAAGTCTTTGATACCCATATCAAACCCTTCAGCCTTACCTGTCTTGGGTTCTATCTTGACTTCACTATAGTCTTCAGTGAGCGTGATATACACGTCTCCGAGCGCGTCTCTTGTAACATGAACTTGAGTGATAGCACCTTGTATCCGACGATGCAGTGCGAAACGATACCAACGCCCATTCAGCCGGATTTTATAGGTTGGATGGTTTCTCGTGTTTTTCTGTTTGTCAAGTATCTTTTCAATCTTAACCCGTTCGCCAGAGAACGTCATCCCTTTGTGTTTCTTACACGACTTGAACTGTGGGTGACCTCTCCCAAGCGTCCGCATTTCTCTAAACGACTCGGATAGACGCTTGAGCATGTTTTGCAGAGACCACGAGTACGGAATATGCCAATGTGCATACTTCGCTAACCTTTTGAGTTTCGTCAAATGCTTAGACATTTTCGCATACGAAAGCCCCTTACCATAGCGGCGGTAATATCGCATAGAAAGCGCAATGAAGTGATTCCTTACAACGCCTATGATATTCAAGTCGTTATGGAGATGGTTCAAGGATTTATCGTGAAAGAGTTTATGGGTCGTGTTTCGCATCGATTATCACAGATCAGGCTTTTATCTCCGGTCAAGTGAGAGGAAACCAACACGTTACCGAGAGGTAACGCTTGACTTGTTGGTTCCCAACCTGATATGCTAAGTATACTACATTTTTAGGCGTTTATCAAGTAAAAAACGTCTTGGTCTAATTTACGAAAGCGAGACTGTATCCCCGCTCTAAAGAGCGAGGTTTTAGTCTCGGAGGTTCTGATAACAGTTTCACAAAAATGTGTCAATGAAAAACCCTTAAGCATCATCGGTTCCCAACAAAGCGAGATCACACTTACGAGAGAAAGACAGGAAACTGGCGGAGGTCGTGTCCGTAAAATTATGCTAACCATTATCCTCAAAGAGCTGCGTTGCTATAGTAATTCCGTCAAATATCGGCGTATCCAATTTCTGGTGCTATGCATCCTCGCACTGCTGCTGTTTGTAGCGACAGTTGAGTTCTATGCGCACCGTCGGACAGGGATTGCAGTCGATGTTGGAAAACAAACATATACGCTTTTCATCATCGCCCTCTTCATTATCCAATTTTGGGTGCCGAGACACGCAATCGAAACTTGGCACACAGAATACACTTATAAAGCGCGTCCACAAGAAGGTAGCAGAAATGGATCTTTGCTTACGCTAACGCCGTTGGCAAACTGGAAAATCTTGGCTGGCAAGTTGAGTGCTGTTGTCATTTGGGCGGTATGGGGAATCTGGTTGACGATACCACTGTTGGCACTCTCAAGTTACATTGGTGGTTTAGAAGC
Above is a genomic segment from Candidatus Poribacteria bacterium containing:
- a CDS encoding RNA-guided endonuclease TnpB family protein produces the protein MRNTTHKLFHDKSLNHLHNDLNIIGVVRNHFIALSMRYYRRYGKGLSYAKMSKHLTKLKRLAKYAHWHIPYSWSLQNMLKRLSESFREMRTLGRGHPQFKSCKKHKGMTFSGERVKIEKILDKQKNTRNHPTYKIRLNGRWYRFALHRRIQGAITQVHVTRDALGDVYITLTEDYSEVKIEPKTGKAEGFDMGIKDFLTTSDGHRYTSPMFYTQNADKLAEAQQAYSSKLKGSNNQERCRKDIARIHKKTANQRTDHHWKLAIELCRDFDIMFFEDLNLEGMKRLWGKQVSDLGFGAFMRKLKWQAKKRIRAVLKIGKWSPSTKCCCVCGHKNETLTLADRHWTCPSCQTHLDRDQNAAINILKEGVASFGLGVVGTIVLDNKIVGCSVEASSPLLHSTNAFA